Within the Mixophyes fleayi isolate aMixFle1 chromosome 5, aMixFle1.hap1, whole genome shotgun sequence genome, the region AAAAAAGCCagaaaatggaaagacaaaactAAAGCACCGCTAACCCCCAATATGCACGTGTTCATATACGACCCATGAAGGCAAAATACgctgttcagtgttaccctgacattcCGCTGCTGATTTATTAagaattaaattattagcccctcCCTCACAAGCAGCTGGAGCTCCTCCCACATCACATTTAGGGCATTGTAGTGATAAGAGGTGACACAGGACAAGCTGTGATTGCAGGTAATTCAGCTACTGTGACATCGCTGACCCCGCCCCTGTGTAAGAATCAGCCAATCCACACCAAGCCGTTGACCACTCTGCGTCTGATGTTAGAGAAGCCCCTTCCTCCTGCTGGAGGAGTCAGAGAGGGTGGGGGGTCAATCATTCTGCTCCCTAAAACGTAACCATTGTATATTAGCTGCTCATAGTAATATAGGGACAGGCTCTCCTAGATACTGAGGTCATCTGCAACCTTTTCTGCTACATTGTGTTTATAtatgaaaaacaatatattacatttctaTCTAACGTATCTACTTGTGATTTGGAGATCTCAGCTGACATGCTTCAAGAGAGGCTGAAAAGATGGAGGTCAGGATGTTAGATGGTTATTAAGTTGAAACAATGTAACAGTTGTCAGCAGAACAGTTAACCCTTCGTGCTGGAGAGAAGGTAAAAGGTTTGGTAGAGTGTCTGGATGAGTGTGTAAATGGATATTTGTGTATACAGTGAGTGTGTAAAGTCTGTACACACGATGGATCCGATTCATGTTGGGACACAACTTGTGCAGTAAAATAAGAGCACAGAGTCTGTGCACAGTTCAGACCATATTCAGATCCAAGCGGATtccaagatacgtttccattgaatatgggtgtcaggacacagggtctgattcattaaggaacgtaaatgctgatacgtgaaGTATTTTTGCGTAAGATTGATCTACGTCTGCTCAGaatggactatacaccagtgacaCTTACTCACCCGTTTCTGTCTCTCAAattgtgtcatttgcattcaaagatTAATTACATACAACAGGGTTCATTGGCGCAAGTCTCATTTCTGAGcgtgcgcagagctatttcacataaGATACGTTACACGGACGgacgtctgaagatgaatcagtgagcagtgtaattgTGTCATATTTGTGCATTGTCACCGaatcccattcccggttacaggaataTTCTCAGGCTGCTCCCACTCTGTGTAATTCCTGCCCTcctacaacaagactttcctcagCCTCCAAACTTTCATGTTTCCTGAAAACTCATCTCCTCAGACAGCTTAACAAATTCCCGAatcaccctcttaccctcccctCGGCTATTCTATCCATTTACCCCATATCCTGGGCTATTCTATCCATTTACCCCATATCCTGGGCTATTCTGTCCAATCACCCCCTATCCTGGGCTATTCTGTCCAATCACCCCCTATCCTGGGCTATTCTGTCCAATTACCCCATATCCTGGGCTATTCTGTCCAATTACCCCCCTATCCTGGGCTATTCTATCCAATTACCCCCTATCCTGGGCTATACTATCCAATTACCCCCTATCCTGAGCTATTCTATCCAATTACCCCCTATGCTGAGCTATTCTATCCATTTACCCCATATCCTGGGCTATTCTATCCATTTACCCCATATCCTGGGCTATGCTATCCAATCACCCCCTATACTGGGCTATTCTGTCCAATTACCCCCTATCCTGGGCTATTCTATCCAACTACCCCCTATCCTGAGCTATTCTATCCATTTACCCCATATCCTGGGCTATTCTATCCATTTACTGCATATCCTGGGCTATGCTATCCAATCACCCCCTATCCTGGGCTATGCTATCCAATCACCCCCTATCCTGGGCTATTCTGTCCAATTACCCCCTATCCTGGGCTATTCTATCCATTTACCCCATATCCTGGGCTATTCTATCCATTTACCCCATATCCTGGGCTATGCTATCCAATCACCCCCTATACTGGGCTATTCTGTCCAATTACCCCCTATCCTGGGCTATTCTATCCAACTACCCCCTATCCTGAGCTATTCTATCCATTTACCCCATATCCTGGGCTATTCTATCCATTTACTGCATATCCTGGGCTATGCTATCCAATCACCCCCTATCCTGGGCTATGCTATCCAATCACCCCCTATCCTGGGCTATTCTGTCCAATTACCCCCTATCCTGGGCTATTCTATCCAATCACCCCCTATCCTGGGCTATTCTGTCCAATTACCCCCTATCCTGGGATATTCTGTCCAATTACCCCCCTATCCTGGGCTATTCTGTCCAATTACCCCCTATCCTGGGCTATTCTATCCAATCATCCCCTATCCTGGGCTATTCTATCCAATTACCCCCTATCCTGGGATATTCTGTCCAATTACCCCCCTATCCTGGGCTATTCTGTCCAATTACCCCCTATCCTGGGCTATTCTATCCATTTACCCCCCTACACACAGTTCGCACTATCTTACACTTATTCTCAGCTCTCTGACATCGCTCTGTCACTGATCACAGCCCATTAAGTACTATTTAGCTTTCACTCTGATGTGTAACTCCCATGGTCAGTGTTCCAGACattgtatatgttatattatagtaTGATCTCAGTTCCTGTAGGTGTCTGCTGGGTACATACATGTAACTGCTAGTCACATATGACAGACACACAGCTGTCACATCGCTCCTGTACCTGCGCAGCGTCCACCTCCGGAAGGGGCTTCTCCAGGTCTCTCCGAGTGGACGAGAGGCTCAGCCTGTCTCCAGCAGTCACTGAGCAGATCATCTGGGTACTGTGAGGGGGCTCGTCGCCGTCTCAACACCAGCTGACAGCGGCCAAGGGCCTCTCCCCTAATTCCAGGTAGAGGGGCTGCACCCCCAAATCCATCTAACGGAGCTTAGGCCCTAAAGAAGCCTCTTTGGTGGCAGAAGAGGAAGCAGGAAGTTCCTCCCTCAGTCTGACATCAAGAGATCAGCCCTGCTCTGTTAGTGACCCCCCCTCCTCAGTGCTGcgatcctcctcctgtcagctcaGCCCCCTCCCTCAGTGTGACACACTCCCTCTCCCTTCTGCAGTGGCTGCAATTACTACACTGCACTAATAATGCCGGATACATTGTATACTGAgcatgttacattgtatcagttcATATACTGTGCAgatcacattgtatactgtgcaggtTCCATACTGTGCAggtcacattgtatactgtgcaggttacattgtatactgtgcaggttacattgtatactgtgcaggtcacattgtatactgtgcagatACTGTGCAgatcacattgtatactgtgcagattacattgtatactgtgcaggtcacattgtatactgtgcagatcacattgtatactgtgcagatACTGTGCAgatcacattgtatactgtgcagatcacattgtatactgtgcaggttacattgtatactgtgcaggtTCCATACTGTGCAGGTCACATTGTATACTGAGCATGTTACATTGTATGATATGCAGGTCACATTGTATCAGTTCATTACTATGCAGGTCACATTGTATCAGTTCGTATACTGTGCAgatcacattgtatactgtgcaggtTCCATACTGTGCAggtcacattgtatactgtgcaggttacattgtatactgtgcaggtcacattgtatactgtgcaagtcacattgtatactgtgcaggtcacattgtatactgtgcagatcacattgtatactgtgcagatcacattgtatactgtgcagatcacattgtatactgtgcagatTACATTGTATACTGTTCAGATCACATTGCCTACTGTGCAgatcacattgtatactgtgcaggtcacattgtatactgtgcagatcacattgtatactgtgcagattacattgtatactgtgcagattacattgtatactgtgcagatCACATTGCATACTGTGCAgatcacattgtatactgtgcaggtcacattgtatactgtgcaggttacattgtatactgtgcaggtcacattgtatactgtgcaggtcacattgtatactgtacaggtcacattgtatactgtgcaggtcacattgtatactgtgcaggtcacattgtatactgtgcaggtcacattgtatactgtgcagatTACATTGTATACTGTTCAGATCACATTGCATACTGTGCAgatcacattgtatactgtgcaggtcacattgtatactgtgcaggtcacattgtatactgtgcaggtcacattgtatactgtgcagatTACATTGTATACTGTTCAGATCACATTGCATACTGTGCAgatcacattgtatactgtgcaggtcacattgtatactgtgcagatcacattgtatactgtgcagattacattgtatactgtgcagattacattgtatactgtgcagatCACATTGCATACTGTGCAgatcacattgtatactgtgcaggtcacattgtatactgtgcaggttacattgtatactgtgcaggtcacattgtatactgtgcaggttacattgtatactgtgcaggtcacattgtatactgtgcaggtCACATTGCATACTGTGCAgatcacattgtatactgtgcaggtTACATTGTATAGTGTGCAgatcacattgtatactgtgcaggtcacattgtatactgtgcagatcacattgtatactgtgcagatcacattgtatactgtgcaggtTACATTGTATAGTGTGCAAATCACATTGtatcacattgtatactgtgcaggttacattgtatactgtgcaggtcacattgtatactgtgcaggtcacattgtatactgtgcagatTACATTGTATACTGTTCAGATCACATTGCATACGGTGCAgatcacattgtatactgtgcaggtcacattgtatactgtgcagatcacattgtatactgtgcagattacattgtatactgtgcaggtcacattgtatactgtgcaggttacattgtatactgtgcaggttacattgtatactgtgcaggtcacattgtatactgtgcaggtcacattgtatactgtgcaggtcacattgtatactgtgcaggtcacattgtatactgtgcaggtCACATTGCATACTGTGCAgatcacattgtatactgtgcaggtTACATTGTATAGTGTGCAgatcacattgtatactgtgcaggtcacattgtatactgtgcagatcacattgtatactgtgcagatcacattgtatactgtgcaggtTACATTGTATAGTGTGCAAATCACATTGtatcacattgtatactgtgcaggtTACTTTGTATAGTGTGTAAGTTACATACTGTTGAGGTCACTTTGTATACTGTGCAGGTCACATTGtatcacattgtatactgtgGAGGTCACATTGtatcacattgtatactgtggaggttacattgtatcacattgtatactgtgGAGGTCACATTGtatcacattgtatactgtggaggttacattgtatcacattgtatactgtgtAGGTCACATCACAGGGTAACATATGGTATGATAGCACagtatatagcatatatatatatatatatatatatatatatatatatatatatatatatatatttatgacacAGGGAGAAGAGTTGACACTCTAATAATAAAAGTAGAGGAAGTAACACTGTAATATAGTATACAGGAAAAGGAGACAACACTCCTGTACATGGAGAGGAGCTGACACTCTAATGTACAGTACAGGGAGAGGAGCTGACACTCTAATGTACAGTACAGGGAGAGTAGCTGACACTCTAATGTACAGTACAGGGAGAGGAGCTGACACTGTAATATGGAATGCAGGCAGTGGGGCGCCGGTCCTattggctggtcccatagtgggctaccttaggctgggtcactgggccactttcatctttttccctttaaaatgctcctaataggctcCTGAGTCATTTTCttgccccgggctaaaatttgccagccctcctctcaGGGCTGggttaacccgaggtctaactgggctacagcccaggggcctcgggcatccagggcgcccttgacagagctcagcagaattattgatcggggacaggggcgggggcgcccccggcccgatcaatgctgagctctgtcactgcagtcctccttctccggcactcagtaatctctttactgaggagatctcgcgagagtgtcacgagatctcctcagtaagcagctaaCAGCGCGCCGCAGAAGGAGGACttcagtgacaggagaaggtaagcgcttggcgggggggggggggggggggcggtcggctaacaggggggcctcacgggggaatgggggcccccttagcccaggggcctccattccgttaatccggccctgcctcccCTGAATACAGGAATAGGAAGTGACCCTTTAATATACAGGAGAGGAGCCAACACTGTAATATACAGGGAGAAGAGCTGACATTCTAATGTACAATACAGGATGAGTCTGTAGTTCTTAAGAGATCTCCTGTGACTAATATGCAAGAAGACCCCCGTGCAGTATCAGCCTGGTATACAAAGGGTTATGCTGTGCAATGTGCAGAAACAATGCTGACTTCCCTCCCAGGTAACTCAATAAAGGACAATAGTTGGGGTAAAATGCAACATCCGCAGGTGTTACTGCAGGTCGTCCACACTTATaattaatgttaatataatatctGTGTCCTCCCAGCTGTGAGCGGTCCATAGACAGCTGCCTGACGCCGGCCTCTAGAGCGCACGTCAGATCGTCTGGTTACTGCATTCTCCGGGAGCGCCGCTAGATGGCGCCGGTCCTGCATTCTCCTGGAGCGCCGCTAGATGGCGCCGGTCCTGCATTCTCCTGGAGCGCCGCTAGATGGCGCCGCTGGTCCcggtgggggagggggaggaaatgATGCAGCCAGTTCCTCTGGGTCGGGAGCCATTAGCAGAGCGGGTGCATGCTGCTGGCGGGCTGTGACCCGCGGGCTCCACtgatctgtgtgtgtgacccTCCCCGACCTGGCAACCCCGAGCGGCGGCAACTGAGCtgcacagtacggtgagtgagaCCCGGGCCCCGCGCCCGACCGGGGCCCCAACTACCCTCAGCCCCGGGGGTCTCCCTGTGTGCCCCTCACACCCGGGGGTCTCCCTGTGTGCCCCTCACACCCCGGGGGTCTCCCTGTGTGCCCCTCAGCCCCGGGGGTCTCCCTGTGTGCCCCTCACACCCCGGGGGTCTCCCTGTGTGCCCCTCACACCCGGGGGTCTCCCTGTGTGCCCCTCACACACCCCCGGGGGTCTCCCTGTGTGCCCCTCACACACCCCCGGGGGTCTCCCTGTGTGCCCCTCACACCCGGGGGTCTCCCTGTGTGCCCCTCACACACCCCCGGGGGTCTCCCTGTGTGCCCCTCACACACCCCCGGGGGTCTCCCTGTGTGCCCCTCACACACCCCCGGGGGTCTCCCTGTGTGCCCCTCACACACCCTCGGGGGTCTCCCTGTGTGCCCCTCACACACCCTCGGGGGTCTCCCTGTGTGCCCCTCACACACCCTCGGGGGTCTCCCTGTGTGCCCCTCACACACCCTCGGGGGTCTCCCTGTGTGCTCCTCACACCCCCGGGGGTCTCCCTGTGTGCCCCTCACACACCCCCGGGGGTCTCCCTGTGTGCCCCTCACACCCGGGGGTCTCCCTGTGTGCCCCTCACACCCCGGTGGTCTCTGTGTGTCCGCATGCTGGGGAGTCCCCTATATCTAGCCCAGGTGTGTCCTGAGGGCCCCTATCTCCAGCCTGGTCATAAGTGTAATTTTTCCTGGATAATAGTCTGTGATCACAATGTGTCTGTAGTTGTGTATTGGGTCTCTGAATATTAATACTGTTATTAGCATGTAGCAGATTACAGCATACATGTGTATTTGCAGGAATACATACTATCATTCCTTCATGTATGTACACACTATTCACACTGCCTCAATTGTCACTTGTTTCTAGAGAATTGTTGGGCTGAATACTAGATAAGTGTGTGTAGGTGACGGGTAAGTTTATTGGTAGTGTGACGCTGGTGATGTCGTTGGTTAGTTTTGCATTGATGGCGCTCTTTCTCAGCTCAGCAGTGTCGGCCGCTGCTGTGTTTAAGGGGAGTAGACATTTATACAGCGTCCGCGTAGGATGGAGTCATGATGTCTCCACGGTGTGTTGTGTACATTACTTGTTTACTTCTGGGTGAAGGTCACCAAGAAAAGATAAAATACAAAGTTCTACTTCTGATGTGGCCAGATCTCTGAAGGCTCCAGCAGATCTCTGAAGGCTCCAGCAGATCTCTGAAGGCTCCAGCAGATCTCTGAAGGCTCCAGCCGTGTGATCCTGTCTCCAGTTGTGACCACAGCCAAAGGGGGGGACGCCACATCGGAGGTAGTCATGGATTCATTGCTGCAACTTTACACCTGTATATCACTGTCCTGTGTCTGGTCTGAATGAATTTAGAAGCTGGATAGTGTTGATATTGCCCAGTTGTCCTTGAATTAAGGACCAATAGGTGTAACCCCATGTGCAATGTAGCAAGTGCCGGTGTTCAGTCTGGAGTCCTGATGGGACCTTTTTATCTGTCATCCTGTGTACCTGGATAATGTCGGCATATCCCGGATCTATGGCAGATGTATATACAAGCACTGCTCTGTTCAGTTACATTGTATCTCGATGGACTGCACCGTTAGAGAGCTGACCGGACAGGGAAGGGTTAAGAAGCagattgacgtgtgtgtgtgtgtgtgtgtgtgagacctgAGCCCGCCAAACTGAGCTTGCCCCTCCCCTCATTACCCCGGCTCTGTGTCAGCCAGAGACACCACTGAGATTTCCCACCCCCTCCTCACTGACAGAATGGATGCACCCTCCTGCACCTCCCATTCACAGAGACCCCCAGTCAGCCTGTCTCCTCCTCACTGACGTCCCCAGTTTTCCATGTATCCCCCTTCTCCGTAAAACCTCCAGTCTGCCTGGCCCCCCTCTGTCTTATAGGTGCCCCCAGTCtgcctatcccccccccccccccctccttatactGGATTTATTGTATGTGAAAGAAAATCCTCATTTAGTTTCTCTCTTACTTCCAACAACAGATTGTAACGCTGAGCGTTTGAATCCAGCCGCACATATGTCGGACGGAACCTTCCCCATGCGGAGAATTGGCACAAGAGCGGCAGTCCGCCTCACCCTAGAGTCCTCTGCCATGGCGGACTCGGACAATTCATCCTCGGACACGTCGCCTTCCGGCTCCCTAAATGCCTCAAATTCTCCAAAACTAGAGCCAAAGCTGGAACTCAAGCAGGAGCCTTCTGAGATAGATAGCCCCGTTGTTCCTATGAGCACAGAGTCATCGTTGTCCACTTCGCAGAACGCCTCCATCACCACTGTCCAGGTCAAGGATGCTTTTGGTTTACAGCCTCTGGGTCCGAGTCCCTTCACAGGCAGGAAGAGAAAGGCCAATTTCTCCAATGAAGAGACAGAGACATTAGTGAAGGATGTAGTCAAACATTTCAGCGCCTTGTATGGGTCAGAGGCCCTGCGCACAGAGTCCACCCGTAGGAACCAACGACGGAGTCAGCTGTGGAACCAGATTCAGAAAGATGTTAATGACCTGGGGTACACTCCCCGCACTATCGATGACCTGAAGCACAAGTGGCGAGATCTACGGCTGGAAGTCAAGAGAAAGATCACTCATCGTAGAACATCCAGCAAGATAGCCCCGGTCCCTGGTGTCACCCCAATTATAGACACCAAACTCACCCCACTGGAGGACTTGGTGGCCTCTACCATAGGACATCACTGCACACTGGATGGGGAGCAGGAGGGCCTGTACATGGAACCTGGTAAGTGTAACCAGATCGGAAATGTTTCTTAAATCGAGCTACACTGCAGAAGATGTGGGTCCATTGAGCTCAATAGAAATCTCTCCCTGAAGTCAGACACCAGCACAAAATTATGTTATTCGTGTTGGCCACCTGCGATTTGTCAACCCCTGAGGTCTGTACATTATCCTAAAAGTCGGATCCTTTCTAGATCTGAGACCTATACCTGAGTAACTGACCTGAGTAACTCGCGGCAAGGGTTGTTGTTACCATACCTATGGCCCCCAAGGTGTCCTCCATCCTGTACTCTAGAACTGTGTGCATGGCAGCCTAGTCCTCCTGGATTTCTGTTTGCCCGTCATTTTACTCTCCTGATGCTCCTTGATCTGATTTTTTTATGGAGAGGTGCAGAAAGAAACTTTAGTTGACAAAATATTGTCCATTTCCAAACTTAACAAAATCCTTCCTGACGGGAGTGTGCTCCTAGGTTGTGgttacaatatcatcatcatttatttatatagcgctactaattccgcagcgctgtacagagaactcattcacatcagtccctgccccattggagcttacagtctaaattacctaatatagacacacattcatagacaacagacagacagagaggggcgACGGAgagacagccaattaacctaccagtatgtttttgtagtatgggaggaaaccggagcacccggaggaaacccacgcaaacacaaggagaacatacaaactccacacagataaggccatggtcgggaatcaaactcatgaccccagtgctgtgagacagaagtgctaaccactaggccactgttccCTGATGGACTTGTGCTGCTAAAGGTCACAGCTGGTCCTAAATAAGAGACATTACATGAATTATTTGTATACGGTTAGATTCCTGCCATGAAGTTCTTATCGTATTTATTGAggccactcccgtctctcccccctccgctctatactcaatgcggctgcaagactcatcttcctctcacgccgctcctcctctgcctcccctctctgccttgccttacactggctccccttcccctacagaatccttattcaaactcctcaccaccacttacaaggctctctctcactctactgccccttatatctctaatctcctctccattcacactcctgcccgctcctttcgctcggccaacgaccgccgcctctccactcttatcaccttttcccactccagaatccaagacttttcctgtgcagccccccttctctagaacgacctccctcgttccatcagtctctctcctactctgtgctccttcaaacgtgcactcaaaactcacctcttcctcaaagcctaccaaccatctacttaacccccatctcctcattttagctcgtcctccctgctctcctcttgcctcaactggctcctcttgttcctggtctgtttaccctcccttaggatgtaagctcgtatgagcagggccccctcccctcctgtctccatacctgttcttccgctccgtctttactgcatatgactggccggagcttctgaagtattggtactttttgttcattgttctgtatggtttcaccctgtatagtctactgttagtactgtgtgcggcgctgcgggtaCCTTGtggcctaacaaataaataatgatgataataataataatacacagctTCCCTGACGTCTTACGCCGGCTACTAGAGTTCACTGATTGGCTCCCGAATGCTACATTAAATCCGATATATCTCCTGCTCTTTCTGTATGAACATGGCTGGTAACTGCTTCCATTACTGATTGTTTGCTCTCCTCTAGGTGTCCCTCGGCAGTCCATCTTCTTCACTTGTAGAGGTCCTCCTGGCACCATTCCTGAGATCAGCAGTGACAGACTGGGGAGCACAGGTGGGTACGAGAGGAGAGAATGATTCAAATGTGTCACAGTCTTTATAGTCTGAAGCGAGATGCCAGGTCTCTCGTCACAGTTGTGCTGGTACTTTGGAGAAGTGGTGTAAATGCCAAATTGTAAGGGTaataaattgattaaaaaaaacatgcgtATGGGATACATAAACATTACTATTTTAGTGTAATATATCTGAGTGTAGGTAAAGTAATGGGTTAGATTTATTGGTTGTAGTTAATGATGtatacaataatatattgcttttaCATATCTGACGCCGCTCTCTGTTGTATTCACAGCAAGCCCCAGACCAACCTCTGAGATCTCCGTTGTCTCCCCTATGGTCAGTACTTCCCCCGCCCAACTTTCCTTTGTTCACATAACGGAAGACGGGGAAAATGAGGAGCAAGAAATGGATGTCACACAAACTGTCACAATCAAACCGTTCACTGAGACTTGGCCAGC harbors:
- the LOC142159405 gene encoding uncharacterized protein LOC142159405; translation: MSDGTFPMRRIGTRAAVRLTLESSAMADSDNSSSDTSPSGSLNASNSPKLEPKLELKQEPSEIDSPVVPMSTESSLSTSQNASITTVQVKDAFGLQPLGPSPFTGRKRKANFSNEETETLVKDVVKHFSALYGSEALRTESTRRNQRRSQLWNQIQKDVNDLGYTPRTIDDLKHKWRDLRLEVKRKITHRRTSSKIAPVPGVTPIIDTKLTPLEDLVASTIGHHCTLDGEQEGLYMEPGVPRQSIFFTCRGPPGTIPEISSDRLGSTASPRPTSEISVVSPMVSTSPAQLSFVHITEDGENEEQEMDVTQTVTIKPFTETWPAVKEVCTLVTAQNLIPAQQTVVSASPELLTVKQETLPARAVLVPTRCESQSSIVSSPDGSLANLTGPTEWSVNGGGDNPAGPGTSGDGEMLQLKLEDEEGESREVSKDSPSQEQERSNWQENQDEWERQSRSPQPSETAQEDSMPSSSSQEGEPPSGGDLAANGDCSCEPDERRGPWRANMHRLLELEEQWDTLYHRELGMWEEERKQQQQQRTQDRELQQQLLGVLTDIRDELRQIRQERATARQNQTSPTANGSLIVTNTAPAIVVAQKPNTDSPAAVDASVKSPPVVAARRRGRPRLIRPAPEPVRPIRPAPEPSTSS